One Flavobacterium cerinum genomic window, TAGCGCCACCCATTCCTTTTACCATTTTACCCGGAATCTTCCAGTTAGCGATATCACCGTTTTCCGAAACTTCCATAGCACCCAAGATGGTTAAATCCACATGTTGTCCGCGAATCATTCCAAAACTGGTAGCTGAGTCAAAAAATGATGCACCCGGTAATGTTGTAATGGTTTGTTTTCCGGCATTGATCACATCAGCATCTTCTTCTCCTTCAAACGGAAACGGTCCCATTCCCAGAACACCATTTTCACTCTGGAATTCTACGCTGATTCCTTCCGGAATATAATTCGCAACTAATGTCGGGATTCCGATACCAAGATTAACAAAATAACCGTCTTTTAATTCCTGTGCAATTCTTTTTGCAATTCCTATTTTATCTAATGCCATGATTACTGTCTTTGTCTTACTGTGCGTTGTTCGATTCTTTTTTCATATTTCTCACCCTGGAAGATTCTTTTTACAAATATTCCCGGAATATGAATCTGGTTCGGATCTAAAGTTCCTGCCGGCACCAATTCTTCAACCTCAGCAATTGTAATTTTTGCAGCTCCGGCCATACACGAATTGAAATTTCGTGATGTTCCTTTAAAAATAAGGTTACCGGCTTCATCCCCTTTCCATGCTTTTACGATGGCAAAATCAGCTTTATAAGCTTCTTCCATTATATGCATTTTTCCGTTAAATTCACGTACTTCTTTTCCTTCGGCTACTTCAGTTCCATAACCTGCCGGTGTAAAGAAAGCCGGAATA contains:
- a CDS encoding CoA transferase subunit B, giving the protein MALDKIGIAKRIAQELKDGYFVNLGIGIPTLVANYIPEGISVEFQSENGVLGMGPFPFEGEEDADVINAGKQTITTLPGASFFDSATSFGMIRGQHVDLTILGAMEVSENGDIANWKIPGKMVKGMGGAMDLVASAENIIVAMMHVNKAGESKILKECTLPLTGVKCVKKVVTELAVIEITPNGFKLLERAPGVTVDEIIKATEANLIVEGDIPEMKID
- a CDS encoding CoA transferase subunit A, giving the protein MINKKVSNVKEALHDIKDGQTIMLGGFGLCGIPENSIAELVEMNVKELTCISNNAGVDDFGLGLLLQKRQIKKMISSYVGENAEFERQMLSGELEVELTPQGTLAEKCRAAQAGIPAFFTPAGYGTEVAEGKEVREFNGKMHIMEEAYKADFAIVKAWKGDEAGNLIFKGTSRNFNSCMAGAAKITIAEVEELVPAGTLDPNQIHIPGIFVKRIFQGEKYEKRIEQRTVRQRQ